GTTGCCGTAGAACAGGAAGAAGCGGCTGTCCGGCTCGCGCGCCAGCACGCCCTTGATGATGGAGAGGATCGGCGTGATGCCGCTGCCGGCGGCGAAACCGGCATAGGTCCGCGCCTCGCCGGGCGCGTGCGCGACGCCGAAGCGGCCGGTCGGCGTCATCACGTCGAGCTCGTCGCCAGCCTTCAATTCGTCGGCGGCCCAATTCGAGAACGCGCCGCCGTCGACCTTCTTCACCGCGATGCGCAGCTCGCCGTCGTCGGGGCCGGAGCAGATCGAATAAGAGCGGCGAACCTCCTCGCCGTCCATCGTGGTGCGCAGCGTCAGATACTGGCCGGGCGTGAAGCGGTAGTCGCCTTGCAGATCGTCGGGGATCGCAAAGGTCATCGAGATCGCGTCCGACGCCTCGCGGCGCAGATCGCTGACGGACAGACGGTGGAAGCGTGGTGTCGACATGGTCAATGACACTTGAAGTAATCGAAGGGTTCACGGCAGCTCTTGCAACGCCACAGCGCCTTGCAGGAGGTCGAGCCGAATTCGGACAGCAGCTCGGTATCGCCAGAGCCGCATTGCGGGCACGCGACCTGTTGCTCGCCGAACAGCGCGCGGCGCGAGGAGCCCGGCAGCGGCGGCGCGATGCCGTATTCCCTGAGCTTGCGGCGGCCGTCCTCGCTCATCCAGTCGGTGGTCCAGGCCGGCGACAGCACGGTGCGGACCTTCGGCCGGTGAATGCCCTCGCGCTCCAGCGCAAGCTCGATCTCGAGCGCGATCATGTTCATGGCGGGACAGCCGGAATAGGTCGGCGTGATCGCGACCTCGACATGGCCATCGTGGACCGCGACATCGCGCAACACGCCGAGATCGGCGATGGTCAGCACCGGGATTTCGGGATCGACCACCTGCGCGGCCGCGTGCCAGGCGCGCCGGCGCAGATCGGCATCGCTGAGCGCAACCGTCACCATGTTGCCCCCGGAAAGGTCCGCTGCATCGACTGCAACTCGCTGAGGAGATGGCCGAGATGCTCGCTGTGGCTGCCGCTGCGGCCGCCCTGCTGCATCCAGTCGCCCGCTGGCAGCGACAGCGTCGCCTCGTTGACGATGCCGGTGACCGTCTTCAGCCAGCGCGGCTTGAGCGTGGCAGGATCGATCGCGATGCCGGCGTCGATCAGGCCGCGCTCGCCGTCGTCGACCGCGAACATCTCGCCGGTATAGGCCCAGAGATCGTCGATCGCATTCTGCGCGCGGCGATGGCTCTCCGCGGTGCCGTCGCCGAGACGGACGATCCATTCCGACGAATGCCTGACATGATAGGCGCTCTCCTTCTCCGACTTCGCCGCGATCGCGGCAAGCGTCGGGTCGGAGGAGGACATCATCGCGCGCCAGTAGAGATCGGCGAACGCGGCGTAGAAGAACTGCCGCACCATGGTGCGGGCAAAGTCGCCGTTCGGCTGCTCGACCAGCAGCAGATTGCGATACTGCCGGACGTCGCGCAGATAAGCGAACTTGTCCTCGTCATTGCCGCGGCCCTCGACCTTGGCCGCATAGGTGTAGAGCTCGCGGGCCTGGCCAAGCAGGTCGAGACCCATATTGGCGAGCGCCATGTCCTCTTCCATCGCCGGCGCATGGCCGCACCATTCGGACAGCCGATGGCCGAGGATCAGCGCATCGTCGGCGCGGCGCAGCGCGTAGAGCACCAGCGGCGTTTCGGAGACTTCGATATTGGCGGTAGCCATCTAATCAACTCGCTGTTGGGCCGTCATTGCGAGGAGCGAAGCGACGAAGCAATCCATGCTTGCTTCTTGCCTTGCGGTCCGATGGATTGCTTCGCTTCGCTCGCAATGACGCGACGAATGCGATGTCACATATGCCCGACTTCGTCGGGGACGTCGTAGAAGGTCGGATGGCGATAGATCTTGGACTCCGCCGGCTCGAACATCATGCCCTTCTCGGACGGATCGGACGCGGTGATCGCGCTCGACGGCACCACCCAGATCGACAGCCCCTCGCCGCGGCGGGTGTAGATGTCGCGCGCGGCCTGCAGGGCGAGCGTCGAGTCGGCCGCGTGCAGCGAGCCGACATGCTTGTGGGCAAGGCCGTTGCGGCTGCGGATGAAGACTTCCCAGAGCGGGGTGTTCGGCGTGGCCATCTTGAGCGCTCCCTTATTCGGCGGCTTGCGCGAGCTGGCGGCTCTTGCGCTTCTCGGCATAGGCCATCGCGGCCTCGCGCACCCAGGCGCCCTCGTCATGCGCCTTGCGGCGGGCGGCGAGACGATCGCGGTTGCACGGGCCGTTGCCGGCCAGCACCTGCTTGAACTCGTCCCAGTCGATCGGGCTGTGCACCCAATTGCCGTTCTCGTTCTGCTTCATGCCGGGATCGGGAATCGTCAGCCCAAGGAATTCGGCCTGCGGCACGGTGGCATCGATGAATTTCTGGCGCAGCTCGTCATTGGAGAAGCGCTTGATCTTCCACTTGGTCGAGGTGTCGCTGTGCTGGCTGACCTGGTCCGGCGGGCCGAACATCATCAGCACCGGCCACCACCAGCGATCGAGCGCGTTCTGCGCCATCGCCTTCTGCTCCGCGGTGCCGCGGCACAGCGTCACCATGATCTCGAAACCCTGGCGCTGGTGGAACGACTCTTCCTTGCAGACGCGGATCATCGCGCGCGCATAGGGGCCGTAGGAGCAGCGGCACAGCGGGATCTGATTCATGATCGCGGCGCCGTCGACCAGCCAGCCGATGGTGCCGATATCGGCCCAGGTCAGGGTCGGGTAATTGAAGATCGAGGAGTATTTCGCCTTGCCCGAGAGCATCGCGTCGACCAGCTCCTCGCGCGAGGTGCCGAGCGTCTCGGCCGCGGCATAGAGATAGAGTCCGTGGCCGCATTCGTCCTGCACCTTGGCGAGCAGCGCGGCCTTGCGGCGTAGCGATGGCGCGCGGGTGATCCAGTTGCCTTCGGGCAGCATGCCGACGATCTCGGAATGGGCGTGCTGGGAAATCTGCCGGGTCAGCGTCTTGCGATAGGCGGCAGGCATCCAGTCGTTCGGCTCGATGCGCTCGTCGGCATCGATGCGGGCCTGGAACTGGCTGGCACGGGCAACATCCTCGACGCCGCGATCGTCGCCATCGGATGAGTTGAGCGCCTGCGTATACATGGCCGACCTCCCAGTGTGTTGTTAGGCAGGAATATATAACAC
This Bradyrhizobium sp. CCBAU 53421 DNA region includes the following protein-coding sequences:
- the paaD gene encoding 1,2-phenylacetyl-CoA epoxidase subunit PaaD codes for the protein MVTVALSDADLRRRAWHAAAQVVDPEIPVLTIADLGVLRDVAVHDGHVEVAITPTYSGCPAMNMIALEIELALEREGIHRPKVRTVLSPAWTTDWMSEDGRRKLREYGIAPPLPGSSRRALFGEQQVACPQCGSGDTELLSEFGSTSCKALWRCKSCREPFDYFKCH
- the paaC gene encoding 1,2-phenylacetyl-CoA epoxidase subunit PaaC; amino-acid sequence: MATANIEVSETPLVLYALRRADDALILGHRLSEWCGHAPAMEEDMALANMGLDLLGQARELYTYAAKVEGRGNDEDKFAYLRDVRQYRNLLLVEQPNGDFARTMVRQFFYAAFADLYWRAMMSSSDPTLAAIAAKSEKESAYHVRHSSEWIVRLGDGTAESHRRAQNAIDDLWAYTGEMFAVDDGERGLIDAGIAIDPATLKPRWLKTVTGIVNEATLSLPAGDWMQQGGRSGSHSEHLGHLLSELQSMQRTFPGATW
- the paaB gene encoding 1,2-phenylacetyl-CoA epoxidase subunit PaaB, whose translation is MATPNTPLWEVFIRSRNGLAHKHVGSLHAADSTLALQAARDIYTRRGEGLSIWVVPSSAITASDPSEKGMMFEPAESKIYRHPTFYDVPDEVGHM
- the paaA gene encoding 1,2-phenylacetyl-CoA epoxidase subunit PaaA — protein: MYTQALNSSDGDDRGVEDVARASQFQARIDADERIEPNDWMPAAYRKTLTRQISQHAHSEIVGMLPEGNWITRAPSLRRKAALLAKVQDECGHGLYLYAAAETLGTSREELVDAMLSGKAKYSSIFNYPTLTWADIGTIGWLVDGAAIMNQIPLCRCSYGPYARAMIRVCKEESFHQRQGFEIMVTLCRGTAEQKAMAQNALDRWWWPVLMMFGPPDQVSQHSDTSTKWKIKRFSNDELRQKFIDATVPQAEFLGLTIPDPGMKQNENGNWVHSPIDWDEFKQVLAGNGPCNRDRLAARRKAHDEGAWVREAAMAYAEKRKSRQLAQAAE